Proteins encoded within one genomic window of Sphingomonas sp. NBWT7:
- a CDS encoding fatty acid desaturase family protein has translation MTAARFTDVLSRDEIAALTRMSDWRGAWTVAVNWALIAGAFALAAAWPNPLTIVLAILVLAGRQLGLGIIVHDCAHHALFRSRRLNERVGQWLAGVPMNTSLAKYRSYHLKHHQYAGTPRDPDIGFVKSYPVERLSLRRKFVRDLTGRTGIRDLRQLLARFSWGEQGPWVVFHLALFGALAAAGATWTYALWWVAYLFVYPAIVRLRQIGEHGVAADRGELDPRRNTSTTLARWWERLFVAPNHVHYHLEHHMAATVPPYRLAAMHRLLKARGFYDGHDCVRRGYGDVLRRAVRA, from the coding sequence ATGACAGCCGCACGCTTCACCGATGTCTTGTCGCGCGACGAGATCGCCGCGCTGACGCGTATGTCTGACTGGCGCGGCGCTTGGACGGTAGCGGTCAACTGGGCGCTGATCGCGGGCGCCTTCGCGCTCGCGGCGGCGTGGCCCAACCCGCTGACGATCGTCCTTGCGATCCTGGTGCTGGCGGGGCGGCAACTCGGGCTCGGCATCATCGTCCACGATTGCGCGCACCACGCGCTGTTCCGCTCGCGCCGTCTCAACGAGCGTGTCGGCCAGTGGCTTGCGGGGGTGCCGATGAACACCTCGCTCGCGAAGTATCGCAGCTACCACCTCAAGCACCATCAATATGCCGGGACGCCGCGCGATCCCGACATCGGCTTCGTCAAGAGCTATCCCGTCGAGCGACTGTCGCTGCGGCGCAAGTTCGTCCGTGACCTGACGGGGCGTACCGGCATCCGCGACCTGCGCCAGTTGCTCGCGCGGTTCAGCTGGGGTGAGCAGGGGCCGTGGGTCGTCTTTCACCTCGCGCTGTTCGGCGCGCTCGCCGCCGCAGGCGCGACGTGGACCTATGCCTTGTGGTGGGTCGCCTATCTGTTCGTCTATCCCGCGATCGTCCGGCTGCGGCAGATCGGCGAGCACGGTGTCGCGGCGGACCGCGGCGAGCTCGACCCGCGGCGCAACACCTCGACGACGCTGGCGCGCTGGTGGGAGCGGCTGTTCGTCGCGCCCAACCACGTCCACTACCATCTCGAGCATCACATGGCGGCGACGGTACCGCCTTACCGCCTCGCCGCGATGCACCGCCTGCTAAAGGCGCGCGGCTTCTACGACGGGCACGATTGCGTGCGGCGGGGCTATGGCGACGTGCTGCGCCGCGCGGTGCGCGCCTGA